TCCCCTCCGAGGGGAGAAGGAGGATAAGAAAACGAGTTTCCGGCGGAGATAAGCTTGAATCTGTTGAACTGAATGAACACGCTGGATGAATCCAAACGAAAGAAAGCCATGAGCGCGCAGAACTCTTCTACCCGATTTAATTCATTGAACCGCCGTTCTTTTTTAGCCGCCGCCGGGACGTTAGTGGCCGGAGTAGCCTCAGCGCAGGTGGCGCGTGATTGGACCGGGGTGATCCCGACGCGTTATCCGGACCCGGACATCATCGCGCTTGATCCGCGTTTCGGGAAATACAAGCTGGGCAATACGCCAATCCAGCGGCTGTATCACAATCCGAACATGCTGTGGGCGGAAGGCCCGGCGTGGAATGCGGTGGGGAAATATCTGCTTTGGAGCGATATCCCGAATGATATTCAACTGCGGTGGATAGAGGATGACGGTCGCACGACGGTGTTCCGTAATCCGGCGGGGAACAGCAATGGTAACACGTTCGATTTCGAGGGGCGCCAGATCTCCTGCCAGCACGGCACGCGCAAGGTGGTGCGTTACGAGCATGACGGTTCGGTGACGATTCTCGCGGAGACGTTTAACGGTAAGCCCTTCAACGCGCCGAACGATGTGGTGGTGCATCCGGATGGCGGCATTTGGTTCACTGACCCAGGCTACGGCAGCATGATGAATTACGAGGGGAACAAGGGGAAGCTGGAGCTGAAGGAGGCGGTGTATCGCATCGATCCGAAGAGCAGACAGATCGTGCTCGTGACGGATGATGTGGAGAAGCCGAATGGCCTCTGCTTCTCGCCGGATTACAAGAAGCTGTATGTGGCGGATACGGGCGGGCCGAAGAATATCAAGGTTTGGGATGTCGTAGACCAGACGAAGTTGAAGGGCAGCGGGAAGGAGTTCACGCATATGAAGCTTAAAACGGAGCGTGATGGGAAATCCGTGGAGCTGAGCGGTGGCGCGGATGGCATCCGCTGCGATGTGGATGGGAATGTGTGGGCGGCTGCGGGTTGGGCCGGTGCGGGCTACGATGGCGTGCATGTGTTCGCGCCGGATGGCAAACGCATCGGGCAGATTCTGC
The genomic region above belongs to Verrucomicrobiia bacterium and contains:
- a CDS encoding SMP-30/gluconolactonase/LRE family protein, which encodes MNTLDESKRKKAMSAQNSSTRFNSLNRRSFLAAAGTLVAGVASAQVARDWTGVIPTRYPDPDIIALDPRFGKYKLGNTPIQRLYHNPNMLWAEGPAWNAVGKYLLWSDIPNDIQLRWIEDDGRTTVFRNPAGNSNGNTFDFEGRQISCQHGTRKVVRYEHDGSVTILAETFNGKPFNAPNDVVVHPDGGIWFTDPGYGSMMNYEGNKGKLELKEAVYRIDPKSRQIVLVTDDVEKPNGLCFSPDYKKLYVADTGGPKNIKVWDVVDQTKLKGSGKEFTHMKLKTERDGKSVELSGGADGIRCDVDGNVWAAAGWAGAGYDGVHVFAPDGKRIGQILLPEICANICFGGKKRNRLFMLGSTSVYAVYVETQGAHIT